A window of Octopus sinensis linkage group LG29, ASM634580v1, whole genome shotgun sequence contains these coding sequences:
- the LOC115226094 gene encoding vacuolar protein sorting-associated protein 33A, whose protein sequence is MAAHLTTGKVNLGLLRDSYRREFIECLDRCPGTKDLIWDEGLTGPFGLIAQYTLLKDHDVVKMNLLRLMMLPPTSSQAVVFIVRPKLELMEQVAQTLIQEDQKGGFHKEFNLIFVPRKSLLCEKKLKKMGVFETFSNIEEFNLELIPFDYDLLSMEMDSAFRECYLENDYTSLFYAARSLMTLQGLYGIIPNIYGKGDCAKQVVDMMLRMRREQGGREPQLTPQIDNLLIIDRNVDLLTPMLSQLTYEGLIDEIFGINCTNVKLPAEKFMTKEQLKDHTSDVPLEPKKIVLDSSDEHFADLRDKNIDAINSLVCKKLKLLSAQFDERHAANTLDKLKQFVSKLPHLTAVRQAVANHLSIVELIKSAISTDDFIDCHRTENDFINGLDTDKPNPFIEDCIAREVPLLKVLRLICTQVYCNNGLKQKVLDFYKREIIQTYGFQHLVTLTNLEKIGLLRTQGQKTYLTIRKSLRLIVDDVNEQNPTDIAHVYSGYAPLSIRLAQHLAQPGWRSITEVLKLLPGSTVEEVQQIPVALRKRRSSVTSNHSQKVTLVFFLGGITYAEIAALRFLAQQDDGNVGGTDYIIATTKLINGNSLLESVMENLEPAKVNPF, encoded by the exons atGGCAGCTCATTTGACTACTGGAAAGGTAAACTTGGGTTTACTCCGCGATTCCTATCGCCGGGAATTCATCGAATGCCTAGATCGATGTCCTGGGACGAAG GATTTAATATGGGATGAAGGCCTTACTGGCCCTTTTGGGCTTATAGCGCAGTACACCTTACTGAAG GACCACGATGTCGTTAAGATGAATCTTCTTCGATTGATGATGCTGCCACCAACAAGCTCCCAGGCTGTGGTTTTCATTGTACGACCCAAGTTGGAATTAATGGAACAAGTCGCTCAGACACTCATTCA GGAGGATCAGAAAGGAGGATTCCACAAGGAGTTTAACCTGATTTTCGTGCCCCGGAAAAGTTTGCTGTGTGAGAAGAAACTAAAG AAAATGGGAGTCTTCGAAACCTTCTCCAATATCGAAGAATTCAACTTGGAACTAATCCCATTCGATTATGATTTACTTTCCATGGAAATGGATTCAGCTTTCAGG GAATGCTATTTAGAAAATGACTACACTTCTTTGTTCTACGCGGCTCGCTCCCTGATGACTCTTCAGGGTCTTTATGGCATCATACCAAATATCTACGGCAAAGGGGATTGTGCAAAG CAAGTCGTCGACATGATGTTACGTATGAGGCGAGAACAGGGGGGTCGTGAACCCCAACTCACCCCCCAGATTGATAATTTACTCATCATTGATCGCAATGTGGATCTGCTCACCCCAATGCTCTCACAGCTCACCTACGAGGGACTCATTGACGAGATTTTCGGCATTAATTGCA caaATGTAAAACTTCCTGCTGAGAAGTTCATGACGAAAGAACAGCTGAAAGACCACACCAGTGACGTACCCCTGGAACCAAAGAAAATAGTTCTCGACTCCTCAGACGAACACTTTGCCGATCTTCGAGACAAGAACATCGACGCCATCAACTCTCTCGTCTGCAAGAAATTAAAACTTCTCTCTGCTCAATTTGAC GAGCGCCACGCGGCCAACACTTTGGACAAACTGAAACAATTTGTGTCCAAGCTGCCACATCTGACTGCTGTACGACAGGCCGTTGCCAACC ATCTTTCTATTGTGGAACTCATTAAGTCTGCAATTAGCACTGATGACTTTATCGACTGCCACAGAACGGAAAATG ATTTTATCAATGGCTTGGATACAGACAAACCCAACCCCTTCATTGAGGACTGCATTGCCAGGGAGGTACCCTTGCTCAAG GTACTCCGGCTCATATGTACCCAGGTGTACTGCAACAATGGACTGAAACAGAAGGTATTGGACTTCTACAAACGAGAGATTATCCAG ACGTATGGTTTTCAGCATCTGGTGACTTTGACGAACCTGGAGAAGATCGGCCTCCTCCGTACTCAGGGACAGAAGACGTACCTGACAATCAGGAAATCCCTGCGACTGATTGTCGACGACGTTAACGAACAG AACCCCACCGATATAGCGCATGTCTACAGCGGCTATGCACCTCTCAGTATACGACTGGCCCAGCATTTAGCCCAGCCTGGTTGGCGGAGTATCACAGAGGTCCTTAAGTTACTCCCCGGAAGTACAGTGGAGGAAGTTCAACAGATCCCTGTGGCCCTACGAAAGAGAC GGAGTTCCGTAACTTCAAACCATTCCCAGAAGGTCACGTTGGTCTTCTTCCTCGGAGGCATCACCTACGCTGAGATCGCGGCCCTTCGTTTCCTGGCTCAACAAGATGATGGCAATGTTG GTGGTACAGACTACATAATCGCCACAACCAAACTGATCAATGGTAACAGCCTGCTGGAGTCTGTGATGGAGAACCTGGAACCAGCGAAAGTCAACCCGTTTTGA